From Acidipropionibacterium acidipropionici, one genomic window encodes:
- a CDS encoding metal-sensitive transcriptional regulator translates to MKLDPEELKPVITRLRRAQGQIGGVIAMIEDGRECRDIVTQLAAIGKAVDRAGFTLVSTGVRSCLASGGEDCEEDLAGLEKLFLSLA, encoded by the coding sequence GTGAAACTCGATCCGGAGGAGCTCAAGCCCGTCATCACCCGGCTGCGCCGCGCCCAGGGCCAGATCGGCGGGGTGATCGCGATGATCGAGGACGGCCGCGAGTGCCGCGACATCGTCACCCAGCTCGCGGCGATCGGCAAGGCTGTCGACCGTGCCGGTTTCACCCTGGTATCCACCGGCGTCCGCAGTTGTCTCGCCAGCGGCGGGGAGGACTGCGAGGAGGACCTCGCCGGGCTGGAGAAGCTCTTCCTGTCCTTGGCGTGA
- a CDS encoding DUF3151 domain-containing protein, protein MAEDQMHPDLLADTEPATRLPHDPAIAELADHGRQDFLSVVRDYPASSLCWALLAEGSLMAGTEAADIAGYAYARTGYHRGLDALRREGWKGQGPIPWEHLANQGFLRSLWALSVAADRIGEQDEAARCEQFLRDSSESGWQALHTTLIPTDVASPDDPAEEPGPDAEAAPSEDVPEPASGPEDTENPSDEAENDSADADPREDGGNSPESPDDERPAEEEQDRQAEAAQPQG, encoded by the coding sequence ATGGCAGAAGACCAGATGCATCCCGATCTGCTGGCCGATACGGAGCCGGCGACGCGGCTGCCCCATGACCCGGCGATCGCTGAACTGGCCGATCACGGCCGCCAGGACTTCCTCTCAGTGGTGCGCGACTATCCGGCCTCCAGCCTGTGCTGGGCCCTGTTGGCCGAGGGGTCGCTGATGGCCGGCACCGAGGCCGCCGACATCGCCGGCTACGCATATGCCCGCACCGGATACCACCGTGGCCTGGACGCCCTGCGCCGCGAGGGCTGGAAGGGGCAGGGGCCGATCCCCTGGGAGCACCTCGCCAACCAGGGCTTCCTGCGCAGCCTGTGGGCACTGTCGGTGGCCGCCGATCGGATCGGTGAGCAGGACGAGGCGGCGCGCTGCGAACAGTTCCTGCGCGATTCCAGCGAGTCCGGCTGGCAGGCACTGCACACCACACTCATTCCGACCGACGTCGCCTCTCCAGATGATCCTGCCGAGGAGCCCGGACCCGACGCCGAGGCGGCGCCCTCCGAGGACGTGCCCGAACCGGCGTCTGGCCCCGAGGACACCGAAAACCCCTCCGACGAGGCCGAAAACGACTCCGCGGATGCCGATCCGCGAGAGGATGGGGGTAACTCCCCGGAGTCGCCCGACGACGAGCGGCCCGCCGAGGAGGAGCAGGACAGGCAAGCAGAAGCAGCACAGCCGCAGGGTTGA